A single genomic interval of Gavia stellata isolate bGavSte3 chromosome 19, bGavSte3.hap2, whole genome shotgun sequence harbors:
- the LOC132318683 gene encoding collagen alpha-1(I) chain-like, producing MPLAFDCRPPSPPSPPLPPDRCPASRTPAAARAPQRPGSPPQGRSPPPCTKLQLPRQPCRPQQRQERGRLLPPGRSCHRQGRGCAGSARACGQSGLRRAGPAAAASFPGCSPRFPRLRQPPSGAGQPGAARRRPST from the coding sequence ATGCCCCTCGCGTTCGACTGtcgcccccccagccctccgtCCCCTCCGCTCCCGCCAGACCGCTGCCCCGCTTCCCGGACTCCAGCGGCGGCGCGGGCCCCGCAGAGGCCAGGCTCGCCCCCTCAGGGCCGCTCGCCGCCTCCCTGCACAAAGCTGCAGCTACCGCGGCAGCCCTGCCGCCCGCAGCAGCGGCAGGAGCGGGGCAGGCTCCTCCCGCCAGGCCGGAGCTGTCAccggcagggcaggggctgcgccGGCAGCGCCCGAGCCTGCGGGCAGAGCGGCCTGCGGAGGGCtggcccggccgccgccgcctccttcccAGGCTGCTCTCCCCGCTTCCCCCGGCTCCGCCAGCCGCCCAGCGGCGCAGGGCAGCCGGGCGCGGCCCGCCGCAGGCCCTCCACCtag